In the genome of Xanthobacteraceae bacterium, one region contains:
- the msrA gene encoding peptide-methionine (S)-S-oxide reductase MsrA, with product MLFFRKSLEIPDPKDALKGRATAIPTAERHFVLKTPLKGPYPAGSKQVMFGLGCFWGAERKFWQLPGVYTTAVGYAAGHTPNATYEEVCSGRTGHNEVVLVVYDPAKISFETLLKTFWESHDPTQGMRQGNDVGTQYRSGIYTFDDEQRAAAQASKAEYEKALQAKRYGPITTEILDAPDFYFAEDYHQQYLAKNPAGYCGLGGTGVACQIGTGVSAH from the coding sequence ATGCTGTTCTTCCGCAAAAGCCTCGAAATTCCCGATCCGAAAGACGCCCTCAAGGGACGCGCCACCGCCATCCCGACCGCGGAGCGCCATTTCGTTCTGAAGACGCCGCTGAAAGGTCCGTATCCCGCCGGTTCGAAGCAGGTGATGTTCGGCCTCGGCTGCTTCTGGGGCGCGGAGCGCAAGTTCTGGCAACTGCCGGGCGTCTATACGACCGCGGTCGGCTACGCCGCCGGTCACACGCCAAACGCGACCTATGAAGAAGTCTGTTCGGGACGCACCGGGCACAACGAGGTCGTGCTGGTGGTTTACGACCCCGCGAAGATTTCGTTCGAGACGCTGCTGAAGACGTTCTGGGAAAGCCACGATCCCACGCAGGGCATGCGTCAGGGCAACGACGTCGGCACGCAGTATCGTTCCGGCATCTACACCTTCGACGACGAACAACGTGCGGCCGCGCAGGCTTCCAAGGCGGAATACGAGAAGGCGTTGCAGGCCAAACGTTACGGCCCGATCACGACCGAGATCCTCGACGCGCCGGACTTCTACTTCGCCGAGGATTATCACCAGCAATATCTGGCGAAGAACCCGGCCGGCTATTGCGGTCTAGGCGGCACCGGCGTCGCCTGCCAGATCGGCACCGGCGTCAGCGCCCACTGA